Genomic segment of Xanthomonas sp. DAR 35659:
CGGCGTGCGACTGACGTTGCGTTGGCTGATGGCGCTGCTGCTGCTGGCGACGTCGCAGGTCTGCCTGGCTGCCTACTGCACGACGCCTCAAACCGCGACCGTCAACGCGGGCCAGTCGGTGACGTTCGACGTCAGCAACTGCGATGGCCCCGACAACTTTGGCATGAGTGATGGTGCGCAGCCCTCGCACGGAAGCTACTCCCTCACCGGCCAGCTCGATGGTGCCGGAACGCAGCGCGTGACCTATACCAACAACGGGGACGGCGCGACCTCGGACTCGTTCTATTTGTTGGACCAAGACAACGGTCAAGTTGTCTTCAACATCACCATCAACCCCTCGCGCACCGCCAGCATCGCGGTCTCCCCATCCAGCGCCAACGAGGACAGCGGTACGGCCTTCGTCTACACGGTGACGCTGAGCCAGACCAACAGTTCGGCGACCACGGTGAACCTGACCCGCAGCGGCACTGCGGCCAGTGGCACCGACTACTCCGGCGCCGTGACCAGCGTGGTGGTGCCGGCCAACACCACCTCGGCCAGCTTCAGCGTCACCCCAATCGCCGACACCACGGTGGAAGCCGACGAGACGGTGATCTTCAGCGTCACCAGCGGCACCGGCTATTCCACCGGCAACCCGTCCAGCGCCACCGCCACCATCGTCAACGACGACTTCCCGTCCGCGAGCATCACCGTCTCCCCGGCCAGCGTATCCGAGGACGGCTCCGCCAATCTGGTCTACACCGTCACCCTGGACCAACCGTCCCCCTCGGCGCTGTCCATCGGCTTCAGCGTGGGCGGCACCGCGACGTCCGGCACCGATTACGCCGCCGTCAATTCGCCGCTGGTGATCGCCGCCAACCAGACCACAGGCACCATCACGGTCGATCCCACTCCCGACACCACAGTCGAACCCGACGAGACGGTGGTGATCAGCCTCAACGCCGGCAGCGGCTACACGGTCGGCTCGCCGAACAGCGCTACGGGCACCATCCTCAACGACGACCAACCGACGCTGTCGATCAACGACGTCTCCGTGAACGAAGGCAATGCCGGCACCACCAATGCCACCTTCACCGTCTCGCTCAGCCAGCCCGCCGGCGCCGGCGGCGTGAGCTTCGACATCGCCACGGCCGACGGCACCGCCACCGCGGGCGTGGACTACGTCGCCTCCAGCCTCACCGGGCAGACCATCCCCGCCGGCAGCAGCAGCGCCACCTTCACCGTGCTGGTCCACGGCGACACGCTCAACGAACCGAACGAAACCTTCTTCGTCAACGTCAGCAACGTCGTCGGCGCTACCGTCAGCGACGGGCAGGGCCAGGGCACGATCGTCAACGACGATGCGCAGCCGGCGCTGTCGATCGACGACGTCAGCGTCAACGAAGGCAACAGCGGCACCACCACGGCCACCTTCACGGTGAGCCTGAGCGCGGCCAGCGGGCAGACGGTCACGGTCAACTACGCCACCGCCGACGGCACCGCCACCGCCGGCAGCGACTACGTCGCGCGCTCCGGCACGCTGACCTTCGCGCCGGGCGTCACCGCGCAGAGCGTGGCTGTCACCGTCAATGGCGACACCGCGGTCGAGCCCAACGAAACCTTCAACGTCGGCCTGTCCGGCGCCAGCAACGCGAGCATCGCCCGCGCCACCGGCACCGGCACCATCCTCAACGACGATGCGGTGGTGACCATCTCGCCGGCGTCGCTGCCGACGGCCACCGCCGGCACGGCCTACAGCCAGACCCTGACCGCCAGTGGCGGCACCGCGCCGTATGGCTTCGCGGTCACCGCCGGCGCCTTGCCGGCGGGGCTGACCCTGAACACCGCCGGCGTCCTGTCCGGAACGCCGACCGCCAGCGGCAGCTTCAATTTCACCGCGACCGCCACCGACAGCGCCGGCAGCCCCACCAGCGGCAACCGCGCCTACACGCTAACCGTGGCCGCGCCGACGCTGACCCTGCCGGCGACCACCCTGCCCGGCGGTACCGCCGGCCAGGCGTACTCGGCCGCGATCAACCCGGCGACCGGCGGCATCGCGCCCTACACCTACGCGGTCAGCGCCGGCGCATTGCCGGCCGGCGTCACGGTCAACAGCGCGACCGGCGCGCTCAGCGGCACGCCCACCGCGGTCGGCAACTTCAGCTTCACGTTGGTCGCCACCGACAGCACCACCGGCGTCGCCGGACAGGCCGCCCGCAGCTACACGCTGGCGATCGTGGCGCCGACCTTGGCCATCGCGCCACCGACGCTGCCGGCCGGCAGCGTCGGCAGCGCCTACAGCCAGACCCTGAGCGCCAGCGGCGGCACCGCGCCGTACAGCTACACGCTCAGCGCCGGCGCGCTGCCGGCCGGGCTGACCCTGACCACGGGCGGCGCGCTGTCCGGCACGCCGACCGTGGCCGGCAACTTCGCCTTCACCGTCAGCGTCACCGACGCGGGCGGCTTCGGCGCGACGCAGGCCTATACCCTGGCGATCGCGTCGCCGACGCTGACCATCGCCCCGCCGACCTTGCCGGCCGGCGTTGCGGGCACCGCCTACAGCCAGACCCTGAGCGCCAGCGGCGGCACCGCGCCGTACAGCTACGCGCTCAGCGCCGGCGCGCTGCCGGCCGGGCTGACCCTGACGACGGGGGGCGTGCTGTCCGGCACGCCGACCGTGGCCGGCAATTTCGCCTTCACCGTGACCGCGACCGACAGCACGGCCGGCGTGCCCGCGCAGGCGAGCTATGCCTACACCCTGAGCATCGCCGCGCCGACCCTGGCCATCGCGCCGCCGACGCTGCCCGCCGGCAAGGTCGGCATCGCCTACAGCCAGGCGTTGAGCACCAGCGGCGGCACCGCGCCGTACAGCTACAGCGTCAGTGCCGGCACGCTGCCGGCCGGCCTCACCCTGACCGCCGCCGGCGTCCTCGCCGGCACGCCGACTGCCGCCGGCACGGCCAACTTCACCGTCAGCGCCGCCGACGCACGCGGCTTCGGCGCGGCGCAAGCCTATACGCTGGCGATCGCCGCGTCGGTGCCGGCACCGGTGGCCGTGGAAGACAGCGGCGCCACGCTGGTCGATACCGCGCTGACCCTGGCGGTGACCGGCAACGACACCGGCAGCATCGACAGCATCGCGGTGACCACCGCGCCGAGCCACGGCACCGCGGTGGTGAACGGCGTGCAGTTGGTGTACACGCCGGCGACCGGCTACGTCGGCGCCGATACCTTGAGCTACACCGCGACCGGCCCCGGTGGCACGTCGGCTCCCGTGGCGGTGGCCATCACCGTCAACGCGCGCCCGGTGGCGGTGTCGGCGACGGCGGCGGCGGTGCCCGGCGAAGCGCAGACGGTGGACCTGACCCGCAACGCGACCGGCGGTCCGTTCGTCGCCGCCGCGCTGGTCGCGGTATTGCCGGCCAATGCGGGTACCGCCTCCATCACCCGCAGCGGCCCCGCCGCCGTCGCGACCGGCACGCCGACCACGGCCGCGGCCGAAGGCCCCAGCTTCGTGCTGACCTTCACCCCGAACCCGGCGTTCTCCGGCCAGGCGACGGTGCGCTTCACCCTGTCCAACGCGGTGGCGACCTCCGTCCCCGCCGACATCGTGTTCGTGGTCGCGCCGCGGCCCGATCCGACCCAGGATGCGGAAGTGCGCGGGCTGATCGACGCACAGGCCGAGTCGACCCGGCGCTTCGCCAAGGCGCAGATCGACAACTTCCAGCGCCGTCTGGAGGCGACCCATCGCGGCGAGCGCGGCTTCGACAATGGCCTGAGCTTCCAGTCCACCTCGCGCTCGCATTGCCGCGAAGCCGAGCGTGGCGTGACCGCGCAGCCGTGCAGCCAGCCGACCTGGGATGCGGACGCGGATGCGCGCGACCCGGCGGATGCGGGCACGCCGACCGCCAGGACCGCGGTCGAAGGCGATCTCGGCCTGTGGGTGGGCGGCGCGATCCGCTCCGGCAGCCTGGACAAGCAGACCCAGCGCGCCGGCGTGGACTTCCAGACCGATGGCCTGAGCGTGGGCGCCGACTACCGGGCCGCGGACTGGCTGGCGCTGGGCGCGGGCCTGGGCTGGGGCCGCGACGACAGCGATGTCGGCCGCAACGGCAGCCGCAGCAAGGCCACCGCGTACACGCTGGCGCTGTACGCCAGTATCCACCCGGGACGGTACTTCTTCTTCGACACCCTGGTCGGCTACCAGTTGCTGTCCTACGACCTGCGTCGCTACGTGACCGACAACGGCCAGTTGGCCGAGGGCAATCGCGACGGCAGCCAGTGGATCGCCTCGGTGTCCACCGGCGCGGACCTGCAGCACGGCGACTGGCAGATCACCCCGTACGCGCGGGTGGACATGGCGCGCGCCACCCTGGATGCATACAGCGAAGCGGCGATGGCGCCGTATGCGTTGCGCTATGCGGACATGGACGTGTCCACCACCACCGGCAACCTCGGCTTGCGCCTGGAGTGGCGGCGCGAGATGTCCTGGGGCCAGTTCACCCCGCAGTTGCGCGTGGAATACCAGCGCGACTTCCAGGGTCGCGGCGATGCCACGCTGAGCTACGCCGACATCGTCGGCCCTGGGCCGCTGTACCGCACGGGGCTGAGCGTGTTCGACCGCAACCGGCTGATGCTGGGGCTGGGCGCGGTGTTCACCACCGAGCAGGGCCTGTCGACCCGCGTCGAGTACCGCGGCGTGACCGACGGCGACAGCGGCAGCGACCAGACCTGGATGTTCAACGTCGAGAAGAAGTACTGATGCCGATAGCCCCTCTCCCACCGGGAGAGGGGTTGGGGTGAGGGTGCGGCGCGAAAGCGACTCGCGAAGTTTGGGTACACGAGGCTCCGCCCGTCCCCTCATCCGCCCCTGCGGGGCACCTTCCCCCGAAAAGGGGGCCGTGGTCCCGAGGGGAGAAGGAAAAGCCAGTAGCCCCTCTCCCACCGGCCTGATTAGCGCTGTGTCTCAGCTGGCATACGCAGTTGCCGCTCTGTGAGCCGTCCCGCGCTGGCCAAGGCACGGGCCAGGCGCGGCACCATGGCCGCCAGGTTGAAGCGGCGGTTGAACCGATAGGCATGCGCGCGCAGGTAGCGCGCGCCGTATTTCGGGAAGTCCACCGCATGGTGGGTACCGCTAAGCGCGGTCTTGAGATTGCGCAGGATCGTATTGACCCACCGCAGACGAGGCTGCTGGGCGCCTTTGCGGCCGCCTCCGGTCACGATGGCATCGTGTGTCAGGCCTGCCCAGCCCACACCTGTGAACGCTGTCAGCCCATCACTGACGACATGGGTGCCCGGTGCCAGTGCCTGCTGGGCCCACGTGTTCACGACGCTTCTCCGGAAGCTGGAGACCACGTCCAGGCGCAGATGGCGCGGGCGCCCTTGATGCAGGGAAACCGCTGCGATAAACGGCACCTTGTTCCGCCACTGCGGTTCTCCTGGGCCACCGGCGCGTTCGCCGCCCAGATAGGCATCATCGATCTGGACCTCTCCCTCGAGCCGCCGTGACTGCTCACGATCGGCCATCGCCGACATCAGTTTGTGCTTGATCCGCCATGCAGTGCGATAGCAGACGCCCAACTGCCGAGCCAGTTCCAACGCAGCAACTCCATTCTTGGCTTGGCTCACCAGATAGATGGCCAGCCACCACGCTCGCAAGGGCAGTTTGGTGTCTGCCATGGGCGTGCCGGCGGTCAAGCTGGTCTGTACCCTGCAGCGCGTGCATTGCCACAGCTGCTGGTGGCCTCGCTCAAAACGACTGGCATGGGTGTGACCGCATTGCGGGCACACGAAGCCAGCAGGCCATCTGGCCTGAATCAACGCCTCGACACATTGCGTCTCGGAGCCGTAGCGGCTCAGAAAAGCCGGAATCGAAAGCCCCTTCTGGAACTGGATCCGATTGAACGTCATCGCCGTATCTCACTGAAGATCCTGCATTTCTAAACCTAGGCAGCATCACCAGCTGAGACACAGCGCTAATCAGGTCCCACCGGGAGAGGGGTTGGGGTGAGGGTGCGGCGCGAAGCGACTCGCGAAGTTTGGGTGCACGAGGCTTCGCCCGTACCCTCATCCGCCCCTGCGGGGCACCTTCTCCCGGTGGGAGAAGGAAGAGCAGCCAGCCCCCCAACGACGCCGCGCGCGCGCATCCGGCACAATGCCGGCACGCATGCACGCCTCTTCCGCGCCCGATTTCCGCCTGTACCCGTCCAACGCGCTGGATACCCTGGCTGCCCTGCTCGCCGAGGAACTGCGCCGGCCGGTGCCGGGGCAGCCGTTGCTGGCGCCGGAGGTGGTGCTGATCCCGCAGGTGGCGATGCGCCGCTGGCTGCAGTCCACCCTGGCCGCCACGCACGGCGTCGCCGCCAACCTGGAATTCCTCACCCCCGGCGAATTCGTCGCGCGCGCGCTGGACGCCAACCTCGGCGCGGCCGCCGACGACCTGGACGTGGCGACCACGCAATGGCGGCTGTACGCGGCCCTGCAGGCCGACCTGGGCAGCGACGCGGCGCTGGCGCCGCTGGCCGGCTACCTGGCCGATGGCGACGCGCTCAAGCCCTGGGCACTGGCCGGCGAACTCGCCAACGTGTTCGAGAAATACCAGGCCTGGCGCCGCGACTGGCTGCTGCGCTGGGAAGGCGGCGCCGATCCCGACGATCCGCAGGCACGGCTGTGGCGCCGCATCGCCAGCGGCCGCCAATACCGCGCGCGCCGCATCGGCCAGTACCTGGACCGCTACGCGCGCCCCGACGGCCCGCTGCCGCACGGCCTGCCGCAGCGGCTGTTCGCCTTCGCCATCCTCAACGTCTCCCCCGACGTGCTGCGCGTGCTGGCCACGCAGGCGCGCGTGGGCACGCTGCACTTCTACCTGCCCACGCCGACCCAGGGCTACTGGGGCGATCTGCAGACGCTGTGGCAGCGTCGCCGCGAGGACGGCGCGGTCGCGCTGTTCGCCGCGCAGGTGCAGGAGAATCCGCTGCTGCAGGCCTGGGGCGCGGCCGGGCGCGACTTCATGGCGCTGGTCGGCGACTACGAGGTGGTGCATCCGCTGGCCGAGATCGCGGTCTATGCCGATCCGCTGGCCTCCGGGCATCGCCCGCTGGCCGAGGGCGGCCTCGGCGACAGCCTGCTGCGGCGCATGCAGAGCGATCTGTTCCATCGCCGCGCGCCGGCCGCACCGGCGCCGCTGGCGCAGGTGGATCTGGCCGATCCCAGCCTGCAGGTGCACGCCTGCCACACGCGCCTGCGCGAACTGCAGGTGCTGCACGACCAACTGCGCGCCCTGCTCGACGACCCGCGCTTCGACCCGCCGCTGCAGCCGCGCGAGATCGCGGTGCTGTCGCCGGACATCGATCCCTACGTGCCGTACCTGGACGCGGTGTTCGGCGGCCACGGCGACGACGACGCGTTGCCGTACGCGCTGGCCGACGCCAGCCCGTTGGCCAGCGAACCGCTGGCCGAGGTGTTCCTCACCCTGCTCGGTCTGCCGTTGTCGCGCTTCGGCCTGCACGAGATCCTCGACCTGCTGGCCAGCGCGCCGATCGCCGAAGCCGCCGGCCTGGACGAGGCCGGGCTGGAGCGCCTGCGCGCCTGGCTGCACGCCGCCGGCGCGCGCTGGGGCCTGGATGCGACGCACCGCCAGCAGCACCACGCGCCCGCCGACGAGGCCTACACCTGGCGCTTCGCGCTGGACCGGCTGCTGCTCGGCCACGCCAGCGGGGCCGAGGACGACATCGCCGGCGTGGCGCCATGGCCGCAACTGGAAGGCAGCGCGCTGCTGGCGCTGGACACGCTGCTGCGGCTGCTGCGCGTGCTGGAGCGCCATCAGGCGCTGCTGGCCGAGCCGATGACGCCGGCGGACTGGCGCGAATGCCTGCTCGGCCTGCTCGACGCGCTGCTGCCGCAAGCGCCGTCGGCACCGCGCGCGCAGCGCGCGCTGGACCGGCTGCGCACGCTGATCGACCAGTTCGCCCGCGATGCCACGCGCGCCGAGTACACCGGCAAGGTCCCGGCCGAGGTGGTGCGCGCGCATTTCGCCGCGGCGCTGGGCGAATCGGACACGCGCGCGCCGCTGCTCACCGGCGGCATCAGCTTCGGCCGCATGGTGCCGATGCGCCTGCTGCCGTTCCGGGTCATCTGCCTGCTCGGCATGAACGATGGCGACTTCCCGCGCCGCGACCGGGCCGCCGGGCTCAATCGCCTCACCGCCGAACTGGGCAGCGACCGCCGCCGCCACGGCGACCGCTCCACCCGCGAGGACGATCGTTTCCTGTTCCTGCAGCTGTTCGCCTCGACGCAGGACGTGTTCTACCTGAGCTATCTCGGCTCCGACGCGCGCGACGGCACGCGCCGCGAACCGTCGGTGCTGGTCAGCGAACTGCTGGCCAGCGCCGCGCAATCCCACGCCGAGCCGACGGCGATCGACAAGCTCGTGGTCCGGCATCCCTTGCAGCCCTTCGCCGCCGCCGCGTTCGGCGCGCTCGGCGAGGACGGCGCCGACCCGCGGCGTTTCAGCTATCGCCGCCAATGGCGGCCGGCGGTGGACAGTCTTGCCGCGCAGCGCCAGGCGCTGGCGCCGTGGATCGACCAGGCCTTGCCGGCCGTCGCCGCCGCGCCGCCGGCGAGCCTGTCGATCGACGACCTGCGCCGCCTGTTCGCCGACCCGGCCGGGCAGTTCCTGCGCCACCGCCTGGGCATGCGCCTGCCCGATCCGGCGGCCGAAGACAGCGACCTGGAGCCGCTGCTGGCCCCGGACGGCGCGCTGGAACACCACGACCTGCAGCAACAGGTGCTGGAGGCGGTGCTGGCCGACGCCGCCGACGCCGGCCTGTATGCGCGCCTGCGTGCGCGCGCGCTGCTGCCGTCCGGGCCGCTCGGCCGGCGCCTGCTCGACCAGCGCCTGCGCGAACTGCGTCCGTATGCGCAGGCCTTCGCGCAGTGGCGAGGCGCCGCGCCGGCGCAGTCGCGGCGCCTGCAGGCGCAGATCGACGGCATCGCGTTGCATGGCCGCGTGCCGGGCTGGTACGACCACGGCGTGGGCCGGGTGCAGGTCGGCGCGGTGGGGGGCCGGGCGGCGATCCGCCACGGCCTGGAATGGCTGCTGCTGCGCGCCGCCGGCGAGCACGCGCCCTACGTGCGCTTCTTCGACGACGACGGCCTCGGTCCGCATCCCATGCACGGCGATGCGATCGCACCGCTGTCGCAGGCCAAGGCGCAGGCGGCGCTCGCTGCGTTGCTGCGGCTGTATCGGCAAGGCCTGCAGGCGCCGCTGGCGTTCGCCCCGTACAGCAGTTGGAAGTTCTACCAGGCCGCGCGCACCGGCGACCTGGCCAAGGCGGTCAAGGACGCGGCCGCGCAGTGGCAGGCCAGCTTCGGCTGGAGCGAAGCGGCGAGCCCGGAGTTGCGCCTGGTGCATCGCGGCCGCGACCCGTTCGCCGACGCGCAGCGCTTCGCCGCGTTCGCCGCGACCAGCCACCTGCTGTACTCCCTGCTCGAACGCGGCGACGCGGACGACGCGCCGGACCCGGCACAGGTCGCCGACAGTTGGCACCACTGGCGCGGCACGCAGGAGGACGCCGAATGAACGGCTCCCCCGCCGACGATCCCTACCTGACCTTGCCGCTGCACGGCGTGCGCCTGATCGAGGCCAGCGCCGGCACCGGCAAGACCTTCACCCTGGCCACGCTGTTCACCCGGCTGGTGGTCGAGCGCCGGCTACGCATCGGCCAGATCCTGGCGGTCACCTTCACCGAGGCCGCCACCCAGGAACTGCGCCGCCGCATCCGCGAACGCCTGGCCCTGGCCGCCACGCTGGT
This window contains:
- a CDS encoding IS1595 family transposase, translated to MTFNRIQFQKGLSIPAFLSRYGSETQCVEALIQARWPAGFVCPQCGHTHASRFERGHQQLWQCTRCRVQTSLTAGTPMADTKLPLRAWWLAIYLVSQAKNGVAALELARQLGVCYRTAWRIKHKLMSAMADREQSRRLEGEVQIDDAYLGGERAGGPGEPQWRNKVPFIAAVSLHQGRPRHLRLDVVSSFRRSVVNTWAQQALAPGTHVVSDGLTAFTGVGWAGLTHDAIVTGGGRKGAQQPRLRWVNTILRNLKTALSGTHHAVDFPKYGARYLRAHAYRFNRRFNLAAMVPRLARALASAGRLTERQLRMPAETQR
- a CDS encoding putative Ig domain-containing protein, whose product is MTLRWLMALLLLATSQVCLAAYCTTPQTATVNAGQSVTFDVSNCDGPDNFGMSDGAQPSHGSYSLTGQLDGAGTQRVTYTNNGDGATSDSFYLLDQDNGQVVFNITINPSRTASIAVSPSSANEDSGTAFVYTVTLSQTNSSATTVNLTRSGTAASGTDYSGAVTSVVVPANTTSASFSVTPIADTTVEADETVIFSVTSGTGYSTGNPSSATATIVNDDFPSASITVSPASVSEDGSANLVYTVTLDQPSPSALSIGFSVGGTATSGTDYAAVNSPLVIAANQTTGTITVDPTPDTTVEPDETVVISLNAGSGYTVGSPNSATGTILNDDQPTLSINDVSVNEGNAGTTNATFTVSLSQPAGAGGVSFDIATADGTATAGVDYVASSLTGQTIPAGSSSATFTVLVHGDTLNEPNETFFVNVSNVVGATVSDGQGQGTIVNDDAQPALSIDDVSVNEGNSGTTTATFTVSLSAASGQTVTVNYATADGTATAGSDYVARSGTLTFAPGVTAQSVAVTVNGDTAVEPNETFNVGLSGASNASIARATGTGTILNDDAVVTISPASLPTATAGTAYSQTLTASGGTAPYGFAVTAGALPAGLTLNTAGVLSGTPTASGSFNFTATATDSAGSPTSGNRAYTLTVAAPTLTLPATTLPGGTAGQAYSAAINPATGGIAPYTYAVSAGALPAGVTVNSATGALSGTPTAVGNFSFTLVATDSTTGVAGQAARSYTLAIVAPTLAIAPPTLPAGSVGSAYSQTLSASGGTAPYSYTLSAGALPAGLTLTTGGALSGTPTVAGNFAFTVSVTDAGGFGATQAYTLAIASPTLTIAPPTLPAGVAGTAYSQTLSASGGTAPYSYALSAGALPAGLTLTTGGVLSGTPTVAGNFAFTVTATDSTAGVPAQASYAYTLSIAAPTLAIAPPTLPAGKVGIAYSQALSTSGGTAPYSYSVSAGTLPAGLTLTAAGVLAGTPTAAGTANFTVSAADARGFGAAQAYTLAIAASVPAPVAVEDSGATLVDTALTLAVTGNDTGSIDSIAVTTAPSHGTAVVNGVQLVYTPATGYVGADTLSYTATGPGGTSAPVAVAITVNARPVAVSATAAAVPGEAQTVDLTRNATGGPFVAAALVAVLPANAGTASITRSGPAAVATGTPTTAAAEGPSFVLTFTPNPAFSGQATVRFTLSNAVATSVPADIVFVVAPRPDPTQDAEVRGLIDAQAESTRRFAKAQIDNFQRRLEATHRGERGFDNGLSFQSTSRSHCREAERGVTAQPCSQPTWDADADARDPADAGTPTARTAVEGDLGLWVGGAIRSGSLDKQTQRAGVDFQTDGLSVGADYRAADWLALGAGLGWGRDDSDVGRNGSRSKATAYTLALYASIHPGRYFFFDTLVGYQLLSYDLRRYVTDNGQLAEGNRDGSQWIASVSTGADLQHGDWQITPYARVDMARATLDAYSEAAMAPYALRYADMDVSTTTGNLGLRLEWRREMSWGQFTPQLRVEYQRDFQGRGDATLSYADIVGPGPLYRTGLSVFDRNRLMLGLGAVFTTEQGLSTRVEYRGVTDGDSGSDQTWMFNVEKKY
- the recC gene encoding exodeoxyribonuclease V subunit gamma, with the translated sequence MHASSAPDFRLYPSNALDTLAALLAEELRRPVPGQPLLAPEVVLIPQVAMRRWLQSTLAATHGVAANLEFLTPGEFVARALDANLGAAADDLDVATTQWRLYAALQADLGSDAALAPLAGYLADGDALKPWALAGELANVFEKYQAWRRDWLLRWEGGADPDDPQARLWRRIASGRQYRARRIGQYLDRYARPDGPLPHGLPQRLFAFAILNVSPDVLRVLATQARVGTLHFYLPTPTQGYWGDLQTLWQRRREDGAVALFAAQVQENPLLQAWGAAGRDFMALVGDYEVVHPLAEIAVYADPLASGHRPLAEGGLGDSLLRRMQSDLFHRRAPAAPAPLAQVDLADPSLQVHACHTRLRELQVLHDQLRALLDDPRFDPPLQPREIAVLSPDIDPYVPYLDAVFGGHGDDDALPYALADASPLASEPLAEVFLTLLGLPLSRFGLHEILDLLASAPIAEAAGLDEAGLERLRAWLHAAGARWGLDATHRQQHHAPADEAYTWRFALDRLLLGHASGAEDDIAGVAPWPQLEGSALLALDTLLRLLRVLERHQALLAEPMTPADWRECLLGLLDALLPQAPSAPRAQRALDRLRTLIDQFARDATRAEYTGKVPAEVVRAHFAAALGESDTRAPLLTGGISFGRMVPMRLLPFRVICLLGMNDGDFPRRDRAAGLNRLTAELGSDRRRHGDRSTREDDRFLFLQLFASTQDVFYLSYLGSDARDGTRREPSVLVSELLASAAQSHAEPTAIDKLVVRHPLQPFAAAAFGALGEDGADPRRFSYRRQWRPAVDSLAAQRQALAPWIDQALPAVAAAPPASLSIDDLRRLFADPAGQFLRHRLGMRLPDPAAEDSDLEPLLAPDGALEHHDLQQQVLEAVLADAADAGLYARLRARALLPSGPLGRRLLDQRLRELRPYAQAFAQWRGAAPAQSRRLQAQIDGIALHGRVPGWYDHGVGRVQVGAVGGRAAIRHGLEWLLLRAAGEHAPYVRFFDDDGLGPHPMHGDAIAPLSQAKAQAALAALLRLYRQGLQAPLAFAPYSSWKFYQAARTGDLAKAVKDAAAQWQASFGWSEAASPELRLVHRGRDPFADAQRFAAFAATSHLLYSLLERGDADDAPDPAQVADSWHHWRGTQEDAE